CCAGCCTGCCACAGGGATGCTTCAGGTCCTGTAGTGTATTTGCCTGGCCAGGAGTGGTTATTGTAAGCCTGGTGGTTTGTTAGCAGAATGAAACAAGCAGTCTGTCTACAGCTAGTGGATGGGATGTGCTAAGAATTTAGTGATGGATTTTGAGTCTGTGCTCTTGGATTTGTTGCACCAGAAGAGGCTGAGCCATTAAACTGTCTCACCAGCAGATGGCAtttgccttcctgctgctggggaccctgGCACCTGCCTCACTTGTCACATCCCTGTGTTTCAGTCATGGACAGCTTGTTTTCTGCACTTCTTTTACTTTACTGTCGTTTTTCTTAACatgactgtggtggtttggccctggcctggaggccagatacccaccaagccgctctatcactccccctcttaagtgaagaggggaagaagggaaaagaaaatataacagaagccggggataagataggagcaatttaataacactaatgagcaaacagcaatagaccgcgcggaagcaaagaaagcagagagagagagatgttagtctctacttcccatcggcaggacggtggtcggtctcgggaagcagggctctctaagcttgatgGTTCCTCGGGAGGATAAACGCCATAGACGAAtcccccccacttccttctttcacttcctacttatacctgagctgatgtcatatggtatggaatacctctttggccagtctgagtcagctggctcagctgtgtcccctcccaagattttgcccacccctcaatgtactcctggggcagggaaatgttgaaaggacacagcttgaatactggatttagctgtagccaaaacattgctgtgttatcaactactgctgaaaaaagaaacaaaacaccacagcactagaacaatactgtgaggagaattaactccagctcagttcaacccaatacaaATGAAACAGGCTTTTCAGagctttgatttattttgtttgtgtagaatacatagaataaatacatagaatacatagaataaaccaggttggaagagaccttcaagatcatcgcgtccaacccatcaaccaatccaacaccgcccaagcaactaacacacagcaccaagtaccccgtcaagtcttctcctaaaaacctccagtgatggcgactccaccacctcccaggcagcccattccaatgggcaatcactctttctgtatagaacttttttctaacatccagcctgaatctcccctggcgcagcctgagactgtgtcctcttgttctggtactgcttgcctgggagaagagaccaacatccgtctgtctacaacctcccttcaggtagttgtagagagtaataaggtcacccctgagtctcctcttctccaggctaagcaaccccagctccctcagcctctcctcgtagggcttatgttccaaacccctcaccaactttgttgctcttctctggactcgttccagcaagtcaacctccttcctaacctgaggggcccagaactggacacagtactcgaggtgcggcctaaccagtgcagtgtacaggggcagaatgacctccctgctcctgctggccacactgttcctgatgcaggccaggatgccattggccctcttagctgcctgggcacactgcaggctcatgttcagtctaccgtcaaccagcacccccaggtccctctcagcctgactgctctccagccactctgaccccagcctgtagctctgcatggggttgctgtggccaatgtgcagaacccggcacttggatgtgttaaatctcatgccgttggactctgcccatctgcccagcctgtcgaggtccctctgcagagcctctctaccctccagcagatcaactcctgcccccagcttggtgtcgtcagcaaatttactgatgatggactcgatgccctcgtccagatcatcaataaagatgttaaagagcatggggcccagtactgatccctggggcacaccactggtgcctggctgccagctggatgtggcaccattcaccaccactctatgggctcggccctccagccagttcctaacccatcgcagtgtgctcccatccaagccatgggctgacagcttggccaggagtttgctatggggaacggtgtcaaaggccttgctgaggtccaggtagactacatccacaggcctccccacatccaccagacgggtcacctgatcatagaaggagatcaggttggtcaggcaggacctgcccttcctaaacccatgctggctgggcctgatcccttggccatcctctaagtgttgtgtgattgcactcaggatgacctgctccataatctttcctggcactgaggtcaggctgacaggcctggaattccctggctcatccaaccgtcccttcttgtggatgggtaccacgttggccagcttccagtcagctgggatctctacagtgagccaggactgatgaaaaataatggagagtggcttggccagctcatcttccagctctctcagcaccctaggatggatcccatctggtcccatggacttgtgggggtccaagctgctgaggagagctcctatcacttgctcatggaacacagggaaaccatgcagctccctggctccctctgcagttctgcaggccagctgtctggtagacgttctttccagctagtaaaaactgaggtaaagaaggtgttaagtacctctgccttttcctcatcctgtgttacaacatttccttccatgtcaaccaaggagtggaggttgtccctgcccttcctcttgctattaatatatttatagaaggactttttgttgtccttcacatcagaggccagtttaagttccaaatatgcttttgcctccctaattttcctcctacatgccctagcaacctctttaaacattccatgggttgcctcacctttcttccaaagattatacaccctctttttttcccttagttgtattaaaagttcattacacaaccaggctggccgtctgccccggcggctcctcttccggcacactggcacagcctgctcctgagccttcatcagctctttcttgaagcaggtccagccctcctggacccctttatttttaagggctttctcccaaggaaccctctgaattatttccttgagcaacctgaagtccgccctccggaagcccagagtggaggtcttcttgctgccctttTTCCATAAGGGAAATGTCTCAGGAATTGCCAAGTCTGTTTTTCATGAAATGTTGACATAAATGCTGGACTATAGCACTGCATTTTGCCATTTTGTTCTCCCCTCTGGTGGATGAAATCTTTAGCCTATCCAGTCATTTTTTCTGATTCCTTCAGTACAGTAGGTTGAGCTGTGTCAAAAAACCCTAAGCCGGCTGAATGTATGTCTGATTGTATTTCACACTGTTACTGCTTAGCAGGCATGAATGTTCAGGGTCCCTTTATGTGGTGGGAGGTATGTTTGTGGTAACAGCCAGACCTAGATCTCCTTACTTGACTGGAGATTTGCAAAGCAGCAGATAGGAATTCTCTGCATACTTAATTAAAGCTCTTCTGCTTGGATGTAGCACTATGACATAAATCCAAGCTTGGGTTATGAATATTTATCTGTCCTTACCTTTGCTTATTTGTTTGGGTGCCTTTGCACTtagttgttgctgtttgtttgtgagTTCGGGGGGTATTTAGagttccttttcttttgtgaTGTTGGTGAGGTCCCTTCACTAAAAGCACACCTTCCTTGATTGATGCATTGAGGGCCCCTCTTTATGAGATGCTGAGCACTGAATTTTTCAGGCCTCTTGGCAGAGTTCTGGATTTTCAGCATCTTGGAGATGTCTTAAGCTTTGTCACCATGTTGCCTTTGATTTTAAAATATCATTTCCCTTTTTTGTAATTTTAACAAAACTTgtgttactttattttatttcacagaCATCCCTGGAGCTTTTCAGCCTTCAGGCATGGAAGTGTATTACAAAATTCTTCcccttttaaagaaaagaaacttaCTTGCCTGTAATGGTGCTTCTCAGAAGGTAGAGATCCCCACgtgctgcctttgcctttggGCACTTCTGTTTATTTGTTCACTTAGAGTGAAAAAGAAATGGTGTTTTGAAACAGCAGAGATATGCTACCTGCTGATGAGGCAGTTTAATGACTCAGATCTTACAGGTGATTGCTGAGTGAGTGTACCCAAAGCTCCTGACCTACCAGCTACTCTTCATGTAATGATCCATCCAGCTCCTTACCTAGCTTCCAGCTGTCTGAAGAGGCAAATTTCATCTTCTGCAACCAAGTTTCCATTAGTGATTATACTAAGCAATCGCTTTTCTCCAAAGCTTGCTGGAGACATGCATTATATGGGGACGAAGAAGCAAGATAAAGTGAGAGGGGATCTAGGAGACAGAGTAGTGAAATGCAGAGTCAGTCAAAGCTAATTGTGAAAGGAACACATCTTGTGCATCCTGGTTTTAATCTTGCTGTTTTGAGGAGTAAGAAAATAAGCAATTAAATCAAGCACAGCTAAAAAGAGGGAGACAGGCAGCGTAACAAAGGTGCAGCTAGAGAATAAAGAGGAGGAATAAGCTTGGTTGTAGGGCTTTGGATTTTGAGATTTGTATAACAGGTAAAGATTGCTCAGCTTGCAAACTGTATTAGTAAATCTGTGTGCTAAGGAAGTGTGCATGGGAAGGGCTTCAGAATATCCCTTCCGTTGCAGAATTCTCTTCTTTATGAGACGTTAGTTCTGTTCCACCTGTCTTAAACGTTTGACGTCTGTTGCAGTCTGCACATCAAAGGAGCTTTTGGCTGAAGAAAGTGTTGGTTCTTTGTGCTTCTGCAGATCCAGAATGAGGAGAGTGTTGTTCTTTTTCTGGTTGTATGGACTGTGACAGAGATCACTCGATATTCCTTCTACACATTCAACCTGCTCAACCATTTGCCATACTTCATTAAATGGGCCAGGTGGAGATGTCTTGCACTTCAGTTCCTCATGGTTCTGTGCATGCTGGTTTCATGCATGTTGAGCTAACACACAGCCTATGCTTGAGCCTGGCTGATGTGTCAGCAGAGTGCAAAGTGTTGCTTTCTGTACCCTGAGATCATTGCTGCTTGGTTTAAAATGTTAACCATATTTTAGCTGAGATTTTGGGGGGTGATGTGTTCCTTGCTTCCCGTCTCACGGTTTGAActcttctttccttcagcttttTAATCTTTGGAGCAGTCTTTTAACTTGCAGGATGACTCTTTAAGATGCTTTGGACAGAATGAAACACCTGTGCTAGCCAGATCTTTGAAACTGTGGCAGTTGTTGTCACTCAGTCTACACACATAGTATTACCTGATAAGTTCTGCTTTGTAAACCCAGGTAGTGGCTTATATGCATGTGAGTGTACTCACGGTTGGCCACCGGAGCATGTGTGTTAGAGACTGCCTCTTTTATCAGGTGACTTAACTGGAAGAGCAGTATCCTCTGTAGTCATCTGCAGAGTACTTGTAAGACAGACAGACTTCCACACTCTGAAAGAAAATAACCTCCCTTCTGCACAGGCAGCCCTCTCTTTAAAGAACTTAAAAGCGgggtttcattttcctttctgtttgtcATAGAGATAATGCAGCTGTGATGCTTTTAATGCACATCTCTGGTATGTCTGATACTTGTGGCCATTCTTCCACATTCTCTTTTTGCTAATACCTAAGGTTTGGTTGTGTTTAAGCCCTAAATCACAAACTTAAAAATATTCAGGTctgatttcattatttttttatgtAGGCTTCAGAAAGAGAAATGTATTCACAAAGTACTACACTGGCATATGCTTTGTGCCATTGTGGCAGTGTGTCTTGAGTGACAGATTTTATGTTTCCCTATAATAGATAATAGGAGGGAAAACTGTcattctcacagcagagagatTTACTGATATAAACTGTAAAGGAAATATTTGCAAAGGTATTATCTTTTCATAGAGGCTAAATGTGGATAATCAAACAGCACAACTGGGCATAAATTCAGTACTCCAAAGGAGATGGAAATTCCTGCTCTTTAGCTGATAGCTGTAAAAGGTTGGTCTGTTTGTTGGTAATGGAATAAGTGTGCTCTACATTTTTGTTCAGAATTTTTACTTTGGCCTTTTCTCCACTGGATAGAGACAAACTGCAGCTGGGTCATGGCATCAGTTCCTTCTAATACCTCCTTTAGTCCATTCGCTGACCTGTGAGTCCTCCAAGACCCAGGAGGATTTCACagtgggattgttcagcctggagaggagaaagctctagGGAGATCTtcaagcagcctttcagtatctgaaaggggctacaggagagctggggagggacttttgacaaaggcctATAGGGGCAGGATACCTACTGGAGGAAGCTGGGTTCAGattagacatgaggaggaaattcttccccatgagggtggtgaggcactggaacaagttgcctggagaagctgtggaggcttcaaGCCTGGTAGTGTTCAAATCccggttggatgaggccttgatcaaCCTGTTCAGTAGGAGGcgtctgtgcccatggcaggggtattggaactgggtgatcttcaaagtcccttccagcccaacccattcacccagcccattctatgattctgtgtttggttGCTGCTAGTTTGGATTTCATCTCTGTTGGTCTTAGGGTGCACACTGTACTTTTCCATGCAGCAGTCAACTGCTGTTCTCTGCATAAACTCTAGAGCTGTTTCGTAGGAGAAGCTACACCTGCATGATGCACTACATGTAAGGACAGCACAAATGTTTGTCATTTTGTTACATCTCTGTGGTCTATGGCATCAAGTcctgttttctttaaaataaatgcCTTCATCTTTTACTTGAAAATCTCCCCCCATTTTAAAATGGATCTGATAAGGTTTTGGTGctctcattttatttatttccattaGTGGtaaatcacaggaaaaaaacctttaagatcatcaagtccaactaccatgaccactaaactatatcctgaagtgtcacatctacagcttcttgaacaccttcagggaactttctcctcacctccaggctaaacttcccctggcacagcttgagagactcttgttctggtgctgactgcctgggagaagagaccaacccccacctggctacaacctcccttcaggtagttgtagagagcaaggaggtctcccctgagcctcctcttctccaggctaaacacccccagctccctcagtctctcctcacagggcttgtgctcgaggcctctcacaagcctcgatgcccttctctggacacatagAACAGGCTTCTGATGTCTTTCAAAGTTTTCATTGTCTTCAGAGACATTCTAATAGGTAGATCTGACCCAGTGTGCAAGCCCTGTGACAAAGACAGCAACAGCATCTGAATTTGGGATGTGGTCCTGGTCTGAATCCTGACAGTGCCAATAGGATCAGTAAATTTTTTTTAGAAGTCTTTACTGGGGACAAAAAATGTTCAGGTTTCCCTGCTCTTTGGAGCAGCCACCCCAGTGTCCTGAAAGCTCCCTGTTTCTGAGGAAAAGCACTGAGCGATGTAACCTAAGCACCACTCTCCAGAGTAACCGGGTCAGGATGTGCTTCTGCCGGGTCAGGATGTGCTGCTTCATTTTGTTGCTGGAACTACTGTCACACATTGCTGTGCCACtaatagcaagaggaaataCTAAATTCATGGAGTGATTCTCACAAggttatttttgtgttttgttttgttttgcttttaatgcAGGTACAACTTTTTTATCATTCTCTATCCTGCTGGAGTCGCAGGTGAACTGCTAACCATATATGCTGCTTTACCCTATGTGAAGAAAACAGGAATGTTTTCACTGAGACTTCCCAACAAATACAACGTCTCCTTTGACTACTATTATTTTCTCATTATTGTCATGTTCTCCTACGTGCCATGTAAGTATTCCTTAGCTCTAGTGATGCTAACAACATTGTAATCAGTTACCAGCCATGCCAGAAGCACTGCTAGCAGTACTGAACACTCCCTACTCTAGAAGCCTGCTCTCCCTTGTTTCAAGTTTTGCTATGCTTTAATTAGTGAGACTGCAGTTTTCCATCCTCAGAACAGAAGCTGTATCAAAATCTTCAGGGAAAATGCTAGCAAATACTTGTAAGAGTGGGACAAATCCAAAAACCTAGTTTGAGTTACACACAGAAATGTCTGTAACTGTTGCTGAGAATTTCTGGTCCCTCTGCTACTTGGAAGCAATGGCTTAAAAACTGCCCTGCAAATTGTGCCAGAGATTTGCCTTGTTGTTCAcacttttaaaaattacttatGTGTTACCTCTTGGTCATCACCATTTGAGCATGCTCTGGAGAAACTTGAAGCAATGCTTTCCAAGATTTCATTTTCACAGATAACCAGCCCctgagcctctcttcacagactTCAGTCTCTGGTTTAATCAGAGTGTCCTGGCCCTTCTGGATACCAGGACCCACAGATAACTGGCTAACCAGAGCTAAGATCAGAGGCACTGTCTGTCTTTCTCTTCCAGTGTTATTTCCAGTGGATGTTAAGTGGTGTAGATACGGAGAAAACAACCCAATTTGGATACAGCACCATGAATGGGGCTGGACTAAACAAGGCAAATAGAATATTTTAGGTAATCTGGAGGCTGGAAACAAGGCAAGTGATAGGCAGAGGGATTGAGGGATTGAGAATTAGGGAATCTGAGGTTaaaagggagtggaacatctccctgaggaggacaggctgaggcagccgGGTCTCTTTGGCTTtgggaagaggagcctgaggggtgccctcattcatgttgataaagatataCAGGGCAGTGTCGGCTCTGCttagggatgtccaaggacagcacaaagggcactgggtgccaggtggagcagaggagatgccatggaaacagaagagaaagctggagggccctggagcaagctgccaagagaggttgtggagactccttctctggagacattcaaaacctgcttggaagtgttcctgtgttCCTGCCTTGAGTgctcctgcttgggcaggggggctggactagatggtctctggagctcccttccaacccctaatgttctatGATTTAGTCTGCACCTATAAAAGGTATTTAAGAAGTTGACCTTAAACATGGATTTTCACTACATGCACAGCTTGTGAAATCTTTTTAGTCAAAGAATCATGAAGGCCAATGAGAGAGACTTGTAAATAAAAAAAGGCCTAAGCAATCATAAGTTACTAACAGTCTTACAGTTGTTTATGTAACTTAATGTTGTGTGAataagaataaaatagaatagaacaaaccaggttggaagagaccttcaagatcatcgtgtccaacctgtcaaccaatCCAACGCCACCtcaacaactaacccatggcaccaagcaccccatcaagtctcctcctgaaaaccaccaatgacggcgactccaccacctccccaggcagcccattccaatgggcaatcactctctgtatagaacttcttcctcacatccaacctaaacctcccctggtgcagtctgagactgtgtgctcttgttctggtactggctgcctgggagaagagaccaacatccgtctgtctacaacctcccttcagggagttgtagagaacaataaggtcacccctgagactccttctctccaagctaagcaaccccagctccctcagcctctcctcacagggcttgtgttccaagcccctcaccaactttgttgcccttctctggactcgttccagcaagtcaacctccttcctaacctgaggggcccagaactggacacagtactcgaggtgcggcctaaccagtgcagtgtacaggggcagaatgacctccctgctcctgctgaccacactgttcctgatgcaggccaggatgccattggccctcttggctgcctgggcacactgcaggctcatgttcagcctaccattgaccagcacccccaggtccctctctgcctggctgctctcagccactctgaccccagcctgtagctctgcatggggttgctgtggccaatgtgcagaacctggcacttggatgtgttcaatctcttgcccttggactctgcccatctgcccagcctgtcgaggtccctctgcagagcctctctaccctccagcagatcaactcctgcccccagcttggtgttatctgcaaatttactgatgatggactcaatgtcctcatccagatcatcaataaagatgttaaagagcatggggcccagcactgatccctggggcacaccactggtgcctggctgccagctggatgtggcaccattcaccaccactctacgggctcggccctccagccagttcctaacccaatgcagtgtgctcccatccaagccaggggctgacagcttggccaggagtttgctgtgggggacagtgtcaaaggccttgctgaggtccaggtagaccacatcaacaggcctccccacatccaccaggcagtcacctgatcataggaggagatcaggttggtcaggcatgacctgcccttcctaaatccatgctggctgggtctgatcccttggccatcctctaagtgctgtgtgattgcactcaggatgacctgttccataatcttgcctggcactgaggtcaggctgacacgcctataattccctggctcatccaaccggcccttcttgtggatgggcacaacgttggccagcttccagtcctctgggacctctccagtgagccaggactgctgaaaaatgatggagagtagcttggccagctcatctgccagctctctcagcaccctaggatggatcccatcccaTGGTCCCATGGAGTTGTGGggctccaagctgctgaggagagttccaatcacctgctcatggaacatagggaaactgtgctggctggctccttctgccagctctgcaggccagctgtctggaagacattctgtcctgctagtaaaaattgaggcaaagaagttgttaagtacctctgccttttcctcatcctttgtcactacgttcccctccatgtccaccaaggagtggaggttgtccttgcccttcctcttgctattaatgtatttatagaaggactttttgttgtccttcacagcagaggccagtctaagctccaaatgtgcttttgcctccctaattttcttcatgCATGATttggcaacatccttaaacattccatgggttgcttcccctttcttccaaagatgatacaccctctgtttttcccttagttcttttagaagctcattaCCCAACcaggccgtctgccccggcggctcatcttccggcgcattggcacagcctgttcctgcgccttcaacaaTTCTTccttggagcaggtccagccctcctggacccctttatttttaagggctttctcccaaggaagcctctgagttagttccttgagtaacctgaagtctgccctccggaagtccagagtggaggtcttcttgctgcccctcttagcttgcccAAACACTGCAAATTCAATTCTCTCCTGGTCACTgccccctaaacagcctccaaccaccacatcacccaccagcccttccctgttggtgaagaggaggtcaagcatagccttgcccctggtaggctcacgcagcacctgggataagaatctgtcctccatgcagtctaagaacctcctagactgtctcctctctgctgtgttgagatcccagcagatgtcaggcaggttgaagtcacccatgagaacaaggtctggagatcttgagacagccttgagctgcctatagaatacttcatcaacatcttcttcctggttggtggtctataacagactccaaccaggatgtctgccctgccggtcttccctctaattctcacccacaagcactcaacccgatcgtccctgatctccagctcaatgccGAGGTGCCGCTGGCGGTCCTCAGTTAGTCCTCCTCCTAGGCTCTGGTCCCGGTGTGTTCCCGAGAGAGGACCCGGGCTGAGATGGAGCCTCGGGCAGATGACACATCGCCCGAGGTGGCGATCAGATTTTCTGTCCATTAAATATAAGGATCAAATGTATCAGCAAGATAGTAATAGAATAGATCTCGGAGGGCCAGGAGAGACTTGAACAAGTAGGGTAAATTAGAATCCTTCTCAAAGTCTTAATTCATACACGTTTTTCTTAGACTTAGGCATTGCCAGGAAGTGGTTAAGTCCTGTTTATTACAAAGAAAGAGCTGGACTGATGTTCCTGGAGTTGAGAGTGTACATGCAGGGGGCTTTGTCTGCCTTTTGGGCAATCACTGCTTTGCAGTTCACTGCAGCATTCATGGCTTGCTGCTATTTAACCAACTGCACCACTGTCTGCTGTAGTTTGCCCTCAGTTCATTGCTCTGCATAATTGAATTTTTCTGTCATGTGATCTGTTGACTTTTTACATCTAATTTGCTTTGTTCTGTGCTTTGCTCAAGTATTTCCACAACTCTACTTCCACATGCTGCGGCAGAGAAGAAGGGTGCTTCATGGAGAGGTGGTTGTGGAAAAGGACGACTGAGTCAAGCTGTGTAACTATGGTGCTTCtaatggaaaggaaagagggtaaaaacccaaaccttacTGTGATTTATCTGAGTCCAAGCTTTAAAACATGGAACAAGAATAAACAACTGTGCATAAAATAGCATGGACTGTAA
The Dryobates pubescens isolate bDryPub1 chromosome 21, bDryPub1.pri, whole genome shotgun sequence DNA segment above includes these coding regions:
- the HACD1 gene encoding very-long-chain (3R)-3-hydroxyacyl-CoA dehydratase 1 isoform X2 translates to MASSEEDGGGNGTVEEKENGKKRRLGALATAWLIFYNVAMTAGWLVLGIAMVRFYVQKGTHRGLFRNVQRTLKFFQTFALLEVVHCAVVRTSVLVTGVQVSSRIFMVWFIAHSIKQIQNEESVVLFLVVWTVTEITRYSFYTFNLLNHLPYFIKWARYNFFIILYPAGVAGELLTIYAALPYVKKTGMFSLRLPNKYNVSFDYYYFLIIVMFSYVPLFPQLYFHMLRQRRRVLHGEVVVEKDD
- the HACD1 gene encoding very-long-chain (3R)-3-hydroxyacyl-CoA dehydratase 1 isoform X1 — translated: MASSEEDGGGNGTVEEKENGKKRRLGALATAWLIFYNVAMTAGWLVLGIAMVRFYVQKGTHRGLFRNVQRTLKFFQTFALLEVVHCAVGIVRTSVLVTGVQVSSRIFMVWFIAHSIKQIQNEESVVLFLVVWTVTEITRYSFYTFNLLNHLPYFIKWARYNFFIILYPAGVAGELLTIYAALPYVKKTGMFSLRLPNKYNVSFDYYYFLIIVMFSYVPLFPQLYFHMLRQRRRVLHGEVVVEKDD